The following are encoded together in the Proteiniphilum saccharofermentans genome:
- a CDS encoding glycoside hydrolase family 18 protein — protein sequence MKTTLKEIYVLLALMLVIFSSSTTSTTGKSDTPPKVIVAYVTSGSSIMPDPAYMTHINYAFGHVNDSFNGVRIDNPDRLKQIVSLKRKKPSLKVLLSIGGWGSGRFSEMAATAKNREQFAEECRQIVNEFNLDGIDLDWEYPTSSAANISSSPDDTDNFTLLMKDIRGAIGKEKLLTLASAASAKYIDFKAIDPYVDFVNIMAYDMATAPKHLSALYPSEHSGRLTSDEAVKRHLAAGCPKHKLVLGMPFYGRGEKNKIPDFIDYKEIEKLTGFTTLWDERGQVPYLVDSIGQLVCGFENPRSLTIKCQYVKDQGLLGAMYWEYNCDNEAGDLRKAVYETIMH from the coding sequence ATGAAAACAACCTTAAAAGAGATTTACGTTCTGTTGGCATTGATGCTCGTTATATTTTCTTCATCTACGACTTCAACAACAGGGAAATCGGACACCCCTCCAAAAGTGATTGTAGCATATGTTACTTCCGGGAGTTCAATTATGCCTGATCCGGCATATATGACACATATTAATTACGCTTTCGGACATGTAAACGATTCATTTAACGGAGTACGTATCGACAATCCAGACCGATTAAAACAAATCGTTTCCCTAAAAAGGAAAAAACCGTCCCTAAAAGTACTACTGTCGATTGGAGGATGGGGCAGCGGCCGATTCTCCGAGATGGCCGCCACGGCAAAGAACAGAGAACAGTTTGCGGAAGAATGCCGGCAGATTGTAAATGAATTCAATCTTGATGGTATTGATCTCGACTGGGAATACCCTACGAGTTCTGCCGCAAATATCTCATCTTCTCCCGATGACACTGACAATTTCACCCTCCTTATGAAGGATATAAGAGGCGCCATTGGAAAAGAAAAGTTGCTAACATTGGCTTCTGCAGCATCTGCCAAATATATCGACTTCAAGGCCATTGACCCCTATGTGGATTTTGTGAACATCATGGCTTACGATATGGCTACTGCCCCAAAACACCTTTCAGCACTGTATCCTTCCGAGCATAGTGGCCGTTTAACATCCGACGAAGCGGTAAAAAGACACCTTGCGGCAGGATGCCCCAAGCATAAACTAGTGCTTGGTATGCCATTTTATGGCCGAGGCGAGAAAAACAAGATCCCTGACTTCATCGATTATAAAGAGATTGAGAAACTGACAGGTTTCACCACTCTTTGGGATGAAAGAGGGCAGGTTCCCTATCTTGTCGATTCAATCGGACAATTGGTCTGCGGTTTTGAGAATCCTCGTTCATTAACAATCAAATGCCAATATGTAAAAGACCAGGGACTGCTAGGCGCCATGTATTGGGAGTATAACTGTGACAACGAAGCGGGAGACCTAAGAAAGGCCGTTTACGAGACAATTATGCATTGA
- a CDS encoding lipoprotein signal peptidase, with protein MKNSIRNRWIAIAVVVAVLLVDQLSKIWVKTHMGLYDAIDVFDWFKIYFVENNGMAFGIEAGGKLFLSLFRIIAVVFIVIYLSRLIKQNYGAGFIACVALILAGASGNIIDSIFYGVIFEASYPGHVASFVPWGEGYASLLHGRVVDMFYFPLISGTYPDWIPFLGGEEFLFFRFIFNIADSAITVGVILILLFYRRTLSYSLLSKVEREKLENEKQDQQIRSEE; from the coding sequence ATGAAGAATAGTATACGAAATAGATGGATTGCCATTGCCGTTGTTGTGGCGGTGCTCCTTGTCGATCAACTTTCTAAAATATGGGTGAAAACACATATGGGTCTGTATGATGCCATTGATGTTTTCGACTGGTTTAAGATCTATTTTGTAGAGAATAACGGGATGGCATTCGGTATTGAGGCGGGAGGAAAATTGTTTCTCTCGCTTTTCCGTATCATTGCCGTGGTTTTTATTGTCATTTATTTGTCGCGGCTGATAAAGCAGAATTACGGAGCCGGATTTATTGCCTGTGTGGCGCTGATCCTTGCCGGAGCTTCGGGAAATATTATTGATAGTATCTTTTATGGTGTTATCTTTGAAGCCAGTTATCCGGGACATGTCGCCTCCTTTGTTCCCTGGGGAGAAGGATACGCTTCACTGTTGCACGGGAGAGTGGTAGACATGTTCTACTTTCCCTTGATCAGTGGTACATACCCCGATTGGATCCCTTTTCTGGGGGGAGAGGAATTCCTTTTCTTCCGGTTCATATTTAATATTGCCGATTCGGCTATTACTGTGGGGGTTATCCTGATACTACTTTTTTACAGAAGAACATTATCCTATTCATTGCTCTCGAAAGTTGAGCGTGAAAAACTGGAAAACGAGAAACAAGATCAGCAAATCAGAAGTGAAGAGTAA
- the ileS gene encoding isoleucine--tRNA ligase: MNKKFPEYSHLDLSAINREMLKAWDEKEVFRKSLETREGHTPFVFYEGPPSANGMPGIHHVIARSIKDIFCRYKTMKGFLVNRKAGWDTHGLPVELGVEKSLGITKEDIGKKISVEEYNAACRTEVMKYTREWEDLTRKMGYWVDMNDPYITYDNRYIETLWYLLKDLYEKGYLYKGYTIQPYSPAAGTGLSTHELNQPGCYRDVKDTTCTAQFLIKNPLPEWTEFGEPFFLAWTTTPWTLPSNVLLAVGPKIDYVAVQTYNPYSGRPMTAVLAKNLLNTYFPAKNAELSWDDYKLGDKNIPFRVIDKEWKGAELAGIAYEQLIPWVKVSDNGLKVVTGDFVTTEDGTGIVHIAPTFGADDAKVGKENDVPGLTLTDKEGNLRPMVDLTGKYFRIEDLDPGFVRHNVNTELYGEYAGRYVKNAYDDSLTDEDATLDVDLSVMLKQQNRAFRIEKQVHNYPHCWRTDKPVLYYPLDSWFIRTTACRDKMIELNNTINWKPQSTGTGRFGKWLENLQDWNLSRSRYWGTPLPVWRTEDGKEEKCIGSVKELFGEIRKAMDAGVMKELPWSGLNLEEGQGADYDKIDLHRPYVDDIVLLSDSGKPMKRETDLIDVWFDSGAMPFAQVFYPHIAEDDFQKIFPADFIAEGVDQTRGWFYTLHAIASMVKGSVAFKNVVSNGLVLDKNGNKMSKRLGNAVDPFETIERHGSDPLRWYMITNAAPWENLKFDIEGVEEARRKFFGTLYNTYSFFVLYANVDDFHDQYQRIALDERPEIDRWILSMLHSLIKEVDQSYEAYEPTKAGRAIADFVNDHLSNWYVRLNRKRFWGGEMTDDKLSAYQTLYQCLVTVAKLMAPIAPFYADRLYLDLTSATDSEQFESVHLADFPLWDDSLIDKQLEEQMYLAQTASSIVLSLRRKVNIKVRQPLSKIMIPVVDEQQKRNIQAVESLILSEVNVKELQFVDTASEILVKRVKPDFKKLGPRYGKIMKQLAPRIQGMTPQEIQELEKNGRFGLTIEGQEALVTLDDVEIISEDIPGWLVANEGWLMVALDVTLTAELKEEGIARELVNRIQNLRKAKEFEITDRINVRISSNPAFDDAVTHNAAYIKNQVLADEIIMVSGPLEDVIEIDDETLTISIVRNS, encoded by the coding sequence ATGAATAAGAAATTTCCGGAATACAGCCATTTAGACCTCTCGGCAATAAACAGGGAGATGTTGAAAGCCTGGGATGAAAAAGAGGTTTTCAGGAAAAGTCTGGAGACGCGGGAGGGACATACGCCGTTTGTATTTTACGAAGGGCCGCCCTCGGCTAACGGGATGCCGGGCATCCATCATGTGATTGCACGTTCCATTAAAGATATTTTCTGTCGTTATAAAACCATGAAAGGTTTTCTGGTCAACCGGAAAGCAGGGTGGGATACGCACGGGTTACCCGTGGAATTAGGTGTGGAGAAATCGCTGGGAATTACCAAGGAGGATATCGGTAAAAAAATATCGGTCGAAGAGTACAATGCGGCGTGCCGTACCGAAGTAATGAAATATACCCGGGAGTGGGAAGACCTTACCCGGAAGATGGGATACTGGGTGGATATGAACGATCCCTATATCACTTATGACAACCGTTATATCGAAACCCTGTGGTATCTCCTGAAAGATTTATACGAAAAAGGATATCTCTATAAGGGATACACCATACAACCATACTCGCCCGCGGCCGGTACAGGCCTCAGTACACATGAACTGAATCAGCCGGGGTGTTACCGCGATGTAAAAGATACGACCTGTACGGCTCAGTTCTTAATAAAGAATCCGCTGCCGGAGTGGACTGAATTCGGGGAGCCGTTCTTCCTGGCATGGACCACTACGCCCTGGACTCTGCCCTCCAACGTACTGCTCGCTGTAGGACCCAAGATCGATTATGTAGCGGTGCAGACCTATAATCCTTACAGCGGCAGGCCGATGACTGCCGTGCTGGCTAAAAACCTGCTGAATACCTATTTCCCCGCGAAAAACGCTGAACTTTCGTGGGATGATTATAAGCTGGGCGACAAGAATATTCCTTTCCGTGTAATTGATAAGGAGTGGAAAGGCGCTGAACTGGCCGGTATAGCTTATGAACAGCTTATTCCCTGGGTGAAAGTGTCGGACAACGGTTTGAAAGTGGTGACGGGTGATTTCGTAACCACGGAAGACGGTACAGGTATCGTACATATAGCCCCTACTTTTGGTGCGGACGACGCGAAAGTAGGAAAGGAGAATGATGTGCCCGGATTAACCCTTACCGACAAAGAAGGGAATCTTCGCCCCATGGTTGACCTCACCGGGAAATATTTCCGTATTGAAGACCTCGATCCCGGATTTGTGCGGCATAATGTAAATACAGAACTATACGGTGAATATGCCGGCCGGTATGTGAAAAATGCCTATGACGATTCGCTTACCGATGAGGATGCTACGCTCGATGTGGATCTCTCGGTCATGTTGAAACAGCAGAACCGCGCATTCCGTATAGAAAAACAGGTGCACAACTACCCGCACTGCTGGCGGACCGATAAACCGGTATTGTATTATCCGCTGGATAGCTGGTTTATCCGTACGACGGCATGTCGCGATAAGATGATAGAACTTAATAACACCATCAACTGGAAGCCGCAATCTACCGGTACCGGACGTTTCGGGAAATGGCTCGAGAACCTGCAGGACTGGAATCTGAGCCGCAGCCGCTATTGGGGTACGCCCCTTCCGGTATGGCGCACCGAGGATGGTAAAGAGGAGAAATGCATCGGTTCCGTAAAGGAATTGTTTGGAGAGATACGCAAGGCAATGGATGCCGGTGTGATGAAAGAGTTGCCTTGGAGTGGCCTGAATCTGGAAGAAGGCCAGGGGGCGGACTATGATAAGATAGATTTGCATCGTCCCTATGTGGATGATATCGTGCTGTTGTCCGATAGCGGCAAACCGATGAAGCGTGAGACGGACCTGATCGACGTATGGTTCGACAGTGGTGCCATGCCTTTTGCGCAGGTATTTTATCCCCATATTGCAGAAGATGATTTTCAAAAAATATTTCCTGCCGATTTTATTGCGGAGGGAGTAGACCAGACACGCGGATGGTTCTATACCCTGCACGCCATCGCTTCAATGGTAAAAGGAAGCGTAGCTTTTAAAAATGTGGTGTCCAACGGGTTGGTGCTCGATAAGAACGGCAATAAAATGTCGAAGCGGCTGGGTAACGCGGTAGATCCGTTTGAAACGATAGAACGGCATGGTTCCGACCCGTTACGCTGGTATATGATCACCAATGCTGCTCCATGGGAGAATCTGAAATTCGATATAGAAGGAGTGGAAGAGGCACGTCGTAAATTTTTCGGGACACTCTATAACACTTATTCATTCTTTGTATTATATGCCAACGTGGATGATTTCCACGATCAATATCAGCGGATCGCCCTCGATGAACGGCCCGAAATCGACCGTTGGATTTTGTCGATGTTACATTCGCTGATAAAAGAGGTCGATCAAAGTTATGAGGCATACGAACCCACCAAAGCGGGACGTGCTATTGCAGATTTCGTGAACGATCATCTCAGCAACTGGTATGTACGCCTCAATCGTAAACGTTTCTGGGGAGGAGAGATGACCGATGATAAGTTGTCGGCCTACCAGACGCTGTACCAATGTCTGGTGACCGTGGCAAAGCTGATGGCACCTATCGCTCCCTTTTATGCTGACCGGCTCTATCTCGATCTGACTTCAGCAACAGATAGTGAGCAGTTTGAATCGGTACATCTGGCTGATTTTCCATTGTGGGACGATTCGCTTATCGATAAGCAACTCGAAGAACAGATGTATCTTGCCCAGACTGCTTCGTCCATTGTACTCTCGTTACGCCGTAAGGTGAATATCAAGGTGCGCCAGCCGCTCTCCAAGATTATGATCCCCGTCGTAGATGAGCAGCAGAAAAGAAATATCCAGGCTGTAGAGTCGTTGATCCTCAGTGAGGTGAATGTGAAAGAGTTGCAGTTTGTCGATACGGCAAGCGAGATATTAGTGAAACGGGTGAAGCCCGATTTCAAGAAACTGGGCCCACGCTACGGGAAAATAATGAAGCAGCTTGCCCCGAGAATACAGGGCATGACACCCCAAGAGATCCAGGAACTGGAAAAGAACGGTCGCTTCGGTTTAACTATAGAAGGACAGGAAGCGTTGGTGACACTCGATGATGTGGAGATCATCTCAGAAGATATCCCGGGATGGCTGGTGGCTAACGAAGGATGGCTGATGGTGGCACTGGATGTCACCCTTACGGCTGAACTCAAAGAAGAGGGGATCGCCCGCGAATTGGTGAACAGGATACAAAACCTGCGCAAAGCGAAGGAATTCGAAATTACTGATAGGATCAATGTCAGGATTTCGTCCAATCCTGCTTTTGATGATGCTGTTACCCATAATGCCGCTTATATTAAAAATCAGGTGCTGGCCGATGAGATCATCATGGTGAGCGGACCGCTTGAAGATGTGATAGAGATTGATGATGAAACGCTCACTATCAGCATTGTAAGAAACAGTTGA
- the ppdK gene encoding pyruvate, phosphate dikinase: protein MKKKRVYTFGNGAAEGRADMKNLLGGKGANLAEMNLIGVPVPPGFTITTEVCTEYNELGRDYVVGLLKEEVEQAVAQIEELTGTKFGDKENPCLVSVRSGSRVSMPGMMDTVLNLGLNDDAVEGIAKKSGNERFAWDSYRRFVQMYGDVVLGMKPQSKEDIDPFEEIMDEVKESKGIELDTDLTTDDLKELVKRFKTAVKENTGNDFPVDPWDQLWGAVCAVFDSWMNERAILYRKMNNIPEEWGTAVNVQAMVYGNMGKTSGTGVAFTRDAATGEDIFNGEYLIDAQGEDVVAGVRTPQQITIEGSRRWAKLQGISEEERAAKYPSLEEALPECAKELIEVQQKLEDYFKDMQDLEFTIQDGKLWLLQTRSGKRTGAAMVKIAIDMLHQGYIDEKTALKRCDAEKLDELLHPVFDKKLLAQAKPLTNGLPASPGAATGQVVFHADEAEEWSKQGKQVILCRIETSPEDLRGMATAQGILTARGGMTSHAAVVARGMGKCCVSAANNVVINYKERTMTIHGKELKEGDWISLNGSTGLVYEGRIETQDAELDADFNELMEIADKYARMDVRTNADTPRDAKVARDFGARGIGLCRTEHMFFEEDKIIPMREMILAKDEEGRRKALEKLLPLQKKDFAGIFRAMDGLPVTVRLLDPPLHEFVPHDEKGQMEMARVMGISYKDIHERVEGLLESNPMLGLRGCRLGNLYPEITEMQARAIMEVAIELKEEGITACPEIMVPLTGIVHEFKAQKDIIENTIQKVFAEKNDSVEYKIGTMIEIPRAALTAHKIAREADFFSFGTNDLTQMTFGYSRDDVAKFLPMYLDKGILKHDPFAVLDQNGVGQLVSMAVQKGREVRPTLKCGICGEHGGEPSSVKFCHTVGLNYVSCSPFRVPIARLAAAQAAIEG from the coding sequence ATGAAAAAAAAGAGAGTTTATACCTTTGGAAACGGTGCAGCTGAAGGGCGGGCAGATATGAAAAACCTGCTTGGCGGGAAGGGTGCGAATCTTGCAGAAATGAATTTAATTGGCGTTCCCGTTCCTCCGGGTTTCACTATTACTACTGAAGTCTGTACGGAATATAACGAATTGGGTAGAGATTATGTGGTAGGTCTCCTGAAGGAGGAAGTTGAGCAAGCAGTAGCCCAGATTGAAGAGTTGACAGGAACAAAGTTCGGAGACAAGGAGAACCCCTGTCTGGTATCTGTCCGTTCCGGCTCGCGTGTATCCATGCCCGGAATGATGGACACCGTGTTAAATCTTGGCCTGAATGATGATGCCGTGGAGGGAATTGCCAAAAAGTCGGGTAATGAGCGTTTTGCCTGGGATTCCTATCGCCGTTTCGTGCAGATGTATGGGGATGTGGTATTGGGAATGAAACCCCAAAGCAAAGAAGATATTGATCCTTTCGAAGAGATTATGGATGAGGTGAAGGAATCCAAAGGAATAGAACTGGATACCGATCTTACCACCGATGACCTGAAAGAACTTGTGAAAAGATTCAAGACGGCCGTAAAGGAAAATACCGGTAATGATTTTCCGGTAGATCCCTGGGATCAGTTGTGGGGAGCTGTTTGTGCCGTCTTCGATAGTTGGATGAACGAACGTGCGATCCTCTATCGTAAGATGAACAATATCCCTGAAGAGTGGGGTACCGCTGTCAATGTGCAGGCAATGGTGTATGGTAATATGGGTAAGACCTCCGGTACAGGAGTTGCTTTCACCCGCGATGCTGCTACCGGGGAAGATATCTTCAACGGTGAGTATCTGATCGATGCCCAGGGCGAAGATGTGGTTGCCGGAGTACGCACACCTCAGCAGATTACTATCGAGGGGTCCCGTCGTTGGGCAAAACTGCAGGGTATTTCAGAAGAGGAGCGTGCTGCAAAATATCCTTCACTCGAAGAAGCGCTTCCCGAATGTGCAAAGGAATTAATTGAAGTTCAGCAGAAACTGGAGGACTATTTCAAGGATATGCAAGACCTTGAGTTCACCATCCAGGACGGAAAACTCTGGTTATTGCAGACCCGTAGTGGAAAACGTACCGGTGCTGCGATGGTGAAAATCGCTATTGATATGCTCCACCAGGGATATATTGATGAAAAAACTGCACTGAAACGGTGTGACGCTGAAAAGTTGGATGAGTTGCTCCATCCTGTTTTCGATAAGAAATTGTTAGCTCAGGCAAAACCGCTGACCAATGGTCTGCCTGCTTCCCCGGGAGCTGCTACCGGTCAGGTGGTATTTCATGCCGATGAGGCCGAAGAATGGAGCAAGCAAGGTAAACAAGTAATCCTTTGCCGTATTGAAACATCGCCTGAAGATTTACGCGGTATGGCTACTGCGCAGGGAATCCTTACCGCACGCGGCGGAATGACTTCCCATGCAGCCGTAGTGGCAAGAGGAATGGGTAAATGTTGTGTTTCGGCTGCCAACAATGTGGTGATCAATTATAAAGAACGTACCATGACCATTCACGGCAAGGAACTGAAAGAGGGAGACTGGATATCATTGAACGGTTCCACCGGTCTTGTATATGAAGGTAGAATAGAAACCCAGGATGCTGAACTGGATGCCGATTTTAACGAACTGATGGAGATCGCCGATAAATATGCCCGTATGGATGTGAGAACCAATGCCGACACCCCGCGTGATGCCAAAGTGGCCCGCGATTTTGGAGCTAGAGGTATTGGTTTGTGCCGTACGGAACATATGTTCTTTGAAGAAGATAAGATTATTCCCATGAGGGAGATGATCCTCGCAAAAGATGAAGAGGGACGTAGAAAAGCGCTGGAGAAACTGCTCCCATTGCAGAAAAAGGATTTTGCCGGAATTTTCAGGGCGATGGACGGCCTGCCCGTTACTGTTCGCCTGCTCGATCCGCCATTGCACGAGTTTGTCCCTCACGATGAAAAAGGGCAGATGGAAATGGCCAGGGTAATGGGGATCTCTTACAAAGATATTCACGAACGGGTGGAAGGATTGCTCGAATCAAACCCGATGCTCGGATTGCGTGGTTGCCGCCTTGGAAACCTCTATCCGGAGATCACCGAGATGCAGGCCCGAGCCATAATGGAAGTGGCCATTGAGCTGAAGGAAGAAGGTATTACCGCTTGTCCTGAAATCATGGTTCCCCTCACCGGTATCGTCCATGAGTTCAAAGCCCAGAAAGACATCATCGAAAATACTATCCAAAAAGTATTTGCAGAAAAGAACGATTCGGTAGAGTATAAGATCGGTACGATGATTGAGATACCACGTGCAGCGCTTACGGCGCATAAGATTGCCAGAGAAGCCGATTTCTTCTCATTCGGAACGAACGACCTTACGCAAATGACCTTCGGTTATAGTCGTGACGACGTAGCTAAATTCCTGCCGATGTATCTGGATAAGGGAATCCTGAAACATGATCCGTTTGCGGTACTCGACCAAAATGGAGTGGGACAGCTTGTAAGTATGGCTGTGCAGAAAGGACGTGAAGTCAGACCCACCCTTAAGTGCGGTATTTGTGGAGAGCACGGGGGCGAACCGTCGTCAGTGAAATTCTGCCATACGGTGGGACTGAACTATGTTTCCTGTTCCCCGTTCCGTGTGCCTATAGCACGCTTAGCCGCAGCACAGGCAGCAATCGAAGGATAA
- a CDS encoding TraR/DksA family transcriptional regulator — protein sequence MSEKTRYSDEELEEFRAIINEKLQIAKQEYENYRAAVTNADGNDTVDTSPTYKVLEEGASTLSKEEAGRLAQRQMKFIQNLQAAMVRIENGTYGICRETGKLIPKERLRAVPHATLSIEAKSQKKK from the coding sequence ATGAGCGAAAAGACGAGATATTCAGACGAGGAATTGGAAGAATTCCGTGCTATCATTAATGAGAAATTGCAGATAGCCAAACAGGAGTATGAAAATTACCGTGCTGCCGTCACCAATGCCGACGGAAACGATACGGTGGATACTTCCCCTACCTATAAAGTGTTGGAAGAAGGTGCGTCTACCCTCTCCAAAGAAGAAGCGGGAAGGCTGGCACAACGTCAGATGAAGTTTATCCAGAATCTTCAGGCTGCCATGGTACGCATTGAGAACGGAACTTATGGCATATGTCGTGAAACCGGCAAGCTGATCCCGAAAGAACGTCTTCGTGCCGTACCCCATGCCACATTGAGTATTGAAGCTAAATCGCAAAAGAAGAAATAA
- a CDS encoding DUF4296 domain-containing protein, which translates to MKSKKSVAYFFLFILLGGLAYSCQNRPKEVLNRKQMERLMYDVYIAEATMENDYQNFNTPEKKEAYINKVFQAHRTTQAQWDTSLSWYSDRIDLYLKMNDSVKARLQRNRQQIDAMVAQQNQGQQVDPALLPPSYLPPVYIFSMPDTKRGFRFHFDSSEISSRVAGDDFVFRFSAVGISPNLSPSLISLLTMVYSDTTIYRFQEIRENKVYELSGSKYIPGDTITEIRGFVHLQDPTGLMPHIQIYDVFFGGKQSAFLETDTLTAGLDTLDGEPLNPDSARLPVPDSIQEI; encoded by the coding sequence GTGAAGAGTAAAAAGAGTGTTGCATATTTTTTTCTGTTCATTCTGTTAGGTGGACTGGCCTATTCCTGTCAGAATCGCCCCAAGGAGGTGTTGAACAGGAAGCAGATGGAGCGGCTGATGTATGACGTGTATATCGCCGAGGCAACTATGGAAAACGACTACCAGAATTTCAACACTCCCGAAAAGAAAGAAGCATATATCAATAAGGTATTCCAGGCACATAGGACTACCCAGGCACAATGGGATACCTCATTATCGTGGTATTCCGATAGGATTGATCTTTATCTGAAAATGAACGATTCAGTAAAGGCCCGTTTGCAGCGGAACCGGCAGCAGATTGATGCTATGGTGGCACAACAGAATCAGGGGCAGCAGGTCGATCCCGCACTACTGCCACCCTCTTACCTGCCTCCTGTTTATATATTCTCGATGCCCGACACAAAAAGAGGATTCAGGTTTCATTTCGACTCCTCTGAAATTTCCTCAAGAGTTGCCGGAGATGATTTTGTGTTTAGATTCAGTGCAGTCGGAATTTCACCAAACTTATCCCCTTCCCTTATATCATTGCTTACAATGGTTTATTCAGATACTACCATCTATCGGTTTCAGGAAATAAGGGAAAATAAAGTATATGAACTTTCCGGATCAAAATATATTCCGGGAGATACTATCACCGAAATAAGGGGTTTTGTACACCTGCAGGATCCGACGGGTTTAATGCCTCATATTCAGATATATGATGTATTTTTTGGAGGTAAACAATCCGCTTTTTTAGAAACAGATACTTTAACGGCAGGGTTGGATACTCTGGACGGAGAACCGTTAAATCCTGATTCTGCGAGGCTTCCAGTCCCGGATTCCATACAAGAGATATAA
- a CDS encoding ATP-binding protein: protein MFERNIIAELEKWAAKSNHKPLILRGSRQVGKTTLVDCFSKNFTNYLYLNFEKNPSTMALFEKEQEIDNLMAEIFLFCNKENKPGKTLLFIDEIQNSNRAITKLRYFYEAKIPDLYVIAAGSLLETMLNKKASFPVGRVEYLAVRPCVFNEFLRAIGETQLEKALPDGQIPEALHAKTINLFNTFTLIGGMPEVIADYAANKNFVGLNSIYESLLTSYRDDVEKYARNDTMSQTVRHILQAGWKFTAERITLGGFAGSSYKAREMGEAFRTLEKTFVLELCHPTTDTVVPITKNLKRSPKLFWLDCGLVNYAANVQKEVFGATDILDAWRGKIAEQIVAQELLALDNRVSNQRNFWVRNKKDSDAEVDFVLQYDSQVIPIEVKSGHNAKLRSLHLFMEEAPHDIAVRIWSQPFSIDKVTTQKGKKFKLVNLPFYYIGVLKEILKEVQKTV, encoded by the coding sequence ATGTTTGAACGAAATATTATTGCAGAATTAGAGAAATGGGCTGCAAAATCGAACCACAAACCATTGATATTAAGAGGATCTCGTCAAGTTGGCAAAACTACGCTTGTGGACTGTTTTTCGAAGAATTTCACAAATTACCTGTATTTGAATTTTGAAAAAAATCCGAGCACAATGGCTTTGTTCGAAAAAGAACAGGAAATTGACAATCTTATGGCTGAAATTTTCCTTTTTTGCAACAAGGAAAACAAACCGGGCAAAACGCTTCTGTTTATTGACGAAATTCAAAATTCAAACAGGGCCATCACTAAACTCCGTTATTTTTATGAGGCAAAAATACCTGATTTATATGTGATAGCAGCGGGTTCACTATTGGAAACGATGTTGAACAAAAAAGCATCTTTTCCTGTCGGACGGGTAGAATATTTGGCTGTCCGCCCCTGCGTTTTCAACGAATTTCTGAGGGCTATCGGCGAAACGCAACTTGAAAAAGCCTTGCCTGACGGTCAAATACCCGAAGCATTACATGCTAAAACAATAAATTTGTTCAACACTTTCACACTTATCGGCGGCATGCCTGAAGTAATTGCAGACTATGCCGCAAACAAGAATTTTGTTGGCCTGAACAGCATTTATGAAAGTTTACTGACAAGTTATCGTGATGATGTTGAAAAATATGCCCGAAACGATACAATGAGTCAAACTGTCCGCCACATTTTACAAGCGGGATGGAAATTTACCGCAGAACGCATTACTTTAGGAGGTTTTGCCGGATCCTCGTATAAGGCACGTGAAATGGGAGAAGCGTTTCGCACATTGGAAAAAACCTTTGTCCTGGAACTTTGCCATCCGACAACCGATACGGTTGTCCCCATAACAAAAAATTTGAAACGCTCGCCGAAATTATTCTGGCTCGATTGCGGTCTGGTAAATTATGCTGCAAATGTGCAAAAAGAAGTGTTTGGGGCAACCGACATTTTAGACGCGTGGCGGGGAAAAATTGCCGAACAAATTGTGGCGCAGGAACTACTTGCTTTAGATAACCGCGTTTCGAATCAACGGAACTTTTGGGTACGAAACAAAAAAGACTCCGATGCGGAAGTGGATTTTGTATTGCAATATGACAGTCAGGTTATCCCCATAGAAGTAAAATCAGGACATAATGCTAAACTCCGGTCCTTACATTTGTTTATGGAAGAAGCGCCGCACGATATTGCAGTAAGGATTTGGTCACAGCCGTTTTCAATTGACAAAGTCACGACACAAAAGGGGAAAAAATTCAAACTGGTCAACCTGCCGTTTTATTATATCGGCGTACTCAAAGAAATATTGAAAGAAGTACAAAAAACAGTCTGA